In one Lolium rigidum isolate FL_2022 chromosome 3, APGP_CSIRO_Lrig_0.1, whole genome shotgun sequence genomic region, the following are encoded:
- the LOC124694585 gene encoding LOW QUALITY PROTEIN: silicon efflux transporter LSI2-like (The sequence of the model RefSeq protein was modified relative to this genomic sequence to represent the inferred CDS: inserted 1 base in 1 codon) — translation MALASLPKVILGSLAFAVFWMMAVFPSVPFLPIGRTAGSLLSAVLMIVFHVISPDDAYASIDLPILGLLFSTMVVGGYLKNAGMFKHLGTLLAWKSQGGRDLLCRVCVVTALASALFTNDTCCVVLTEFVLELAAERNLPAKPFLLALASSANIGSSATPIGNPQNLVIAFNSKISFPRFLLGILPAMLAGMAVNMVMLLCMYWKDLEGVSPXAVDAGKQMHAVEEGRSPSIASLKSPLKSPHTLNPLNGSAINDDGESMMEENLSTKHPWFMQCTEHHRKLFLKSFAYIVTVGMVVAYMVGLNMSWTAITTAIALVVVDFRDAEPCLVKVSYSLLVFFSGMFITVSGFNKTGLPSAIWNFMAPYSKVNSAGGISVLSIIILLLSNLASNVPTVLLMGNEVATAAALISPAAVTRSWLLLAWVSTVAGNLSLLGSAANLIVCEQARRAPRNAYELTFWNHLIFGVPSTLIVTAVGIPLIGKM, via the exons ATGGCGCTCGCGTCTCTGCCCAAGGTGATCCTCGGCTCGCTGGCCTTCGCCGTGTTCTGGATGATGGCGGTGTTCCCGTCGGTCCCGTTCCTGCCCATCGGCCGCACCGCGGGGTCCCTACTTTCCGCCGTGCTCATGATCGTCTTCCACGTCATCTCCCCGGACGACGCCTACGCCTCCATCGACCTCCCCATCCTCGGCCTCCTCTTCTCCACCATGGTCGTCGGCGGCTACCTCAAGAACGCCGGCATGTTCAAGCACCTCGGCACGCTGCTGGCGTGGAAGAGCCAGGGCGGCCGCGACCTGCTCTGCCGCGTCTGCGTCGTCACGGCCCTCGCCTCGGCGCTCTTTACCAACGACACCTGCTGCGTCGTGCTCACCGAGTTCGTCCTCGAGCTCGCCGCCGAGCGCAACCTCCCCGCCAAGCCCTTCCTCCTGGCCCTCGCCTCCAGCGCCAACATCGGGTCCAGCGCCACCCCCATCGGCAACCCGCAGAACCTCGTCATCGCCTTCAacagcaagatctccttcccgaggTTCCTGCTCGGCATCCTGCCGGCCATGCTCGCCGGAATGGCCGTCAACATGGTCATGCTGCTCTGCATGTACTGGAAGGACCTCGAGGGCGTCTCCC ACGCTGTCGACGCCGGCAAGCAGATGCACGCCGTCGAGGAAGGCCGGTCACCCTCAATCGCGTCCCTCAAGAGCCCGCTCAAGAGCCCGCACACTCTCAACCCTCTCAACGGCAGCGCCATCAACGACGATGGTGAGTCCATGATGGAGGAGAACCTctcgacgaagcacccgtggttcATGCAGTGCACGGAACACCACCGGAAGCTCTTCCTCAAGAGCTTCGCCTACATCGTCACTGTGGGCATGGTGGTCGCCTACATGGTCGGGCTCAACATGTCGTGGACTGCCATCACCACGGCCATcgcgctcgtcgtcgtcgacttcCGGGACGCCGAGCCGTGCCTGGTGAAGGTGTCATACTCTCtgctcgtcttcttctccgggatGTTCATCACGGTCAGCGGGTTCAACAAGACCGGCCTGCCCAGCGCCATCTGGAACTTCATGGCGCCCTACTCCAAGGTCAACAGCGCCGGCGGCATCTCCGTCCTctccatcatcatcctcctcctctccaacctCGCCTCCAACGTACCAACAG TGCTTCTGATGGGGAACGAGGTGGCTACCGCAGCGGCGTTGATCTCCCCGGCAGCAGTGACTCGGTCATGGCTACTGCTGGCGTGGGTGAGCACGGTGGCGGGGAACCTGTCGCTGCTAGGGTCAGCGGCGAACCTGATCGTGTGCGAGCAGGCGCGCCGTGCCCCACGCAACGCCTACGAGCTCACTTTCTGGAACCACCTCATCTTCGGCGTCCCCTCCACcctcatcgtcaccgccgtaggcaTCCCCCTCATCGGAAAGATGTAG